One Flavobacteriales bacterium genomic window, TTGTCTGATCCAAACTACACGACCACTCGCGTCAAATACCGAAACGCTCACATCGCCATCCAGCCCGGTGAGCATCAAATTCGCTCCTTCGTTAAGCGGGTTTGGATAGATTGAAACGGGATTTCCTGTCCATTCTTGAATGCCAACGTTTGAGGAGTTGGCGTCAATAAAGTTGATGCATTCCAACATTTCCTGTGTGAAAGTGGAATACTCCATCGTGTGAGCAACACCCGGTATTGGATTGAAGAGATACGGAAATCCAGCACCGATCAACCCATTGTTACTGTTCAGAAGATTGGTCTGAACAATAGAAACGAAGTCGACTGTGCCGCTGCAAAGACACACAGGTGGAATTTCCTGCGGGTTACTCAGGTCGGGCGATGAAAAGAACCCGGGCGAATGCCAAATGAAGCCTTTCATTCTGTGGGTAGGTTCTCCAAAAACGTACTGTGCCGCCACATCGCTTCCTGCAGAATATCCCGTAATGTAAATCTGATTGGTGTCGATATTGAACCAAGCCATCACGCTATCATAGGCCAGATTGAGCACAATCTCGCTGCGTGGTTGGTCTTGCAGATACGGGTCTGGGCAGACCACCACGGCATTCAAACTATCGCCCAATGGCGAGAGATAATTACGGATGTCGTTGCTATTATTCGGGTTACCCAATCCATGAAACCCTAAAATCATTTTGCTCGGAGATGAAGCATTGTAGGAGCTCGGAACATGGAAATAAATATCCAAGCTATCGCCACTCAGAAGTGGGTCTACGGTGGCAATGGTTATCGTGAAATCCCCTGTCTGTTGGGCCAAAAGGCAATAGCTCTGGAATGCCAGAATGATTGTGAAAAGATGTTTCATGTAGAAATTGTCTGGGTCGAATTTAGCGGATCTGAACAAAGGCGCTCTGCTCACCAACGCAATTGGCATCTAATTGCCATTGAGATGCCTCCATCACTATCGGTGGTCAGCAGCAATTGCACCACTTCGTCTGACGATTCCTGTTCAATGGCCACCGATTCCACCTTCAGTGGAGTTCCTTCGTGTTCAATTTGAATGAATTGATAGCTCTTGGTCTGATGTAGCTGGTCGAGCGGAACCCAGCCGATGAAACTGCCCAGCACCTTTCCATCGTAATAGGCGTTATTAGTAGCTTCCACCGAACTCGTCACGATCAAACGCCCCGTCAGCGGGCTTACCGTTGCGCCAGAGAACCCTGACGACACACCTCCGAGACTGGGAAGTTGAATGACACGTCCGTCCACATGTGGCATTGGCCCATTCTGTTCCAGATAATGGATGAATGCCGCATGGTCGAACGCAAAAATCACGGGTTCCCGCCTATTGAAAAGCAGCATCTTCCCGTCATGGAAGGCTACCGCCTCAATGTTCAATTCGCTGTGCTCCATGGCGGGTGATGCCTTCAACCCTGCATAGAATTCGGTGATTGCATAGGTTGTGATCTTCGGGCTTTCATTCAGGTCAACCCTTATGAACACATCGCGTTGTGGCGAACGCGAGCCTGACCCGAACACCACGATCTCGTTGCTGTTAATCAGTTCCATCGCCTCCAGATCGGCCTTCCGCGATTTCTTGATGCGGCCATTCTTGATATCATCTGCTTCCGAAAGGCGAAACTGCCGCACGGATATCAGCGATGCATCCAGTTCGTGCAGAAATGGCGAGTCGTCACCAATCGCATAGCGAAGATCTCCGTGCACAACGATGCCCGATGCGCTGGGCACGCTTTCGAGCGGAATCTGTTCAAGAATGGTCAGTTGCATGGAAAAATCGGTCAGGCAAAGAACGTGTTTCGGGTCGGTCAATACCACAAACACTTATTTTCGGTGGATGAAAACCACCGTCCGCATCCTAGCCGTTCTAGCACTTCTCTATTTCATCCCCACCGCCTACCTCAACTACACCGAACCCGTGGAGCATTGGGATTGGGATGAGATCGACCTCAACGACATCTCCTTTCCGAAGGATTTCATTTGGGGCGTAGCCTCTGCGGCCCATCAGGTCGAGGGGAATCACACCACCAACAACTGGGCAGATTGGGAGAATACATCGTTTCCTGATGGAAAGCCACATATCGCCCGTGGCGAAAAGTGCGGCATCGCCTGCGACCACTGGAACCGCTATCCTGAAGACATCAAACTGATGCAGGAATTGGGCGTTTCTAGCTATCGCTTTTCGGTTTCATGGAGCAAGATCATGCCCGAAGAAGGCGTGGTAGACGCATCTGCCATTCAGCATTATTCAGATATGGTCGATAGCCTTTTGGCTGCTGGAATTGAGCCAATGATCACGCTTCACCATTTCTGCCACCCGATGTGGTTTGAAGAAAAAGGTGGTTTCGAAAAAGAAGAGAACATTGCTGATTTTGTTGAGTTCTCTAAGCACATATTTCTCCCGTTAAAGGACCGCGTTACGTATTGGTGCACACTCAACGAACCTGCGGTTTTTGTCATCGCTGCCTACTTCGATGGGCACTTTCCTCCAGGGAAACAAGACCCGAAATTGGCCGCTGAGGTGTTGAAAAACATGTACCTGGCGCACGTTAAGGTTTATGAGAATTTAAAGCATTTTGAAGGAGGCGAGCGCGCCCAGATCGGCATT contains:
- a CDS encoding T9SS type A sorting domain-containing protein, with translation MKHLFTIILAFQSYCLLAQQTGDFTITIATVDPLLSGDSLDIYFHVPSSYNASSPSKMILGFHGLGNPNNSNDIRNYLSPLGDSLNAVVVCPDPYLQDQPRSEIVLNLAYDSVMAWFNIDTNQIYITGYSAGSDVAAQYVFGEPTHRMKGFIWHSPGFFSSPDLSNPQEIPPVCLCSGTVDFVSIVQTNLLNSNNGLIGAGFPYLFNPIPGVAHTMEYSTFTQEMLECINFIDANSSNVGIQEWTGNPVSIYPNPLNEGANLMLTGLDGDVSVSVFDASGRVVWIRQLQSVSSQTSLPDFRDGLSAGIYSIQINSEKGQLTKKLVVR
- a CDS encoding family 1 glycosylhydrolase gives rise to the protein MKTTVRILAVLALLYFIPTAYLNYTEPVEHWDWDEIDLNDISFPKDFIWGVASAAHQVEGNHTTNNWADWENTSFPDGKPHIARGEKCGIACDHWNRYPEDIKLMQELGVSSYRFSVSWSKIMPEEGVVDASAIQHYSDMVDSLLAAGIEPMITLHHFCHPMWFEEKGGFEKEENIADFVEFSKHIFLPLKDRVTYWCTLNEPAVFVIAAYFDGHFPPGKQDPKLAAEVLKNMYLAHVKVYENLKHFEGGERAQIGIVKNMHQIDPMNDWNLFDRLLSRTVNKGFNGSFISTFTTGVYKFSFPTLVDLEAEVPNAPYSLDFVGLNYYSHNAMDFSLNLDEALKTRMYPGEKETDMDYTMYPEGFYRAIKEISVLNKPIIITENGVADADDHLRGEFIKKYLYAVSKAIKDGYDVRGFHYWSLMDNFEWDLGYDERFGLYDVDFKTQKRTLREGSKEYQRIVKSN